One genomic segment of Amycolatopsis granulosa includes these proteins:
- a CDS encoding LLM class F420-dependent oxidoreductase, whose translation MRIGTQISYSGGFAESVRDVVELEKAGLDVVTVPEAYSFDAVSQLGYLAAKTEHVQLASGILQIYTRTPTLTAMTAAGLDFVSGGRFILGIGASGPQVVEGFHGVRYDAPLGRTREIVEICRQVWRRERVVHDGKHYRIPLPADQGTGLGKPLKIINHPVRERIPVQIAAIGPKNVALTAEIAEGWQPIFFHPERAEEVWGEALAAGKAKRDPSLGELDVAVGVPVAIGEDVDSLLDWVRPLVALYVGGMGARGKNFYNELACRYGYEAEAKLIQDLYLDGKKEEAAAAVPLDLLRAICLVGSKGYVRERLAALREAGVTTLQLTFLDPDPARRAGIVAELRELLS comes from the coding sequence ATGCGGATCGGCACCCAGATCTCCTACTCCGGCGGGTTCGCCGAGAGCGTCCGGGACGTGGTCGAGCTGGAGAAGGCCGGGCTCGACGTCGTCACCGTCCCCGAGGCCTACTCGTTCGACGCGGTCAGCCAGCTCGGCTACCTCGCGGCGAAGACCGAGCACGTCCAGCTGGCCTCGGGCATCCTGCAGATCTACACGCGGACGCCGACGCTGACCGCCATGACGGCGGCGGGCCTGGACTTCGTGTCCGGCGGCCGGTTCATCCTCGGCATCGGGGCGTCCGGGCCGCAGGTCGTCGAGGGCTTCCACGGGGTGCGCTACGACGCGCCGCTGGGCCGTACGCGCGAGATCGTGGAGATCTGCCGCCAGGTGTGGCGGCGGGAGCGCGTCGTGCACGACGGCAAGCACTACCGGATCCCGCTGCCGGCGGACCAGGGCACCGGTCTGGGCAAGCCGCTGAAGATCATCAACCACCCCGTGCGGGAGCGGATCCCGGTCCAGATCGCCGCGATCGGCCCGAAGAACGTGGCGCTGACCGCGGAGATCGCGGAGGGCTGGCAGCCGATCTTCTTCCACCCGGAGCGGGCCGAGGAGGTGTGGGGCGAGGCGCTGGCCGCGGGCAAGGCCAAGCGCGATCCGTCCCTGGGCGAGCTCGACGTCGCCGTCGGAGTCCCGGTGGCGATCGGCGAGGACGTCGATTCCCTGCTCGACTGGGTCCGCCCGCTGGTGGCGCTCTACGTCGGCGGCATGGGTGCCCGCGGCAAGAACTTCTACAACGAGCTGGCCTGCCGCTACGGCTACGAGGCGGAGGCCAAGCTGATCCAGGACCTCTACCTCGACGGCAAGAAGGAGGAGGCCGCCGCCGCCGTCCCGCTGGACCTGCTGCGGGCCATCTGCCTGGTCGGTTCGAAGGGGTACGTGCGGGAGCGGCTGGCCGCCCTGCGCGAGGCCGGGGTCACCACCCTGCAGCTCACCTTCCTCGATCCCGACCCGGCCCGCCGCGCCGGGATCGTCGCCGAGCTGCGCGAACTGCTCAGCTGA
- a CDS encoding nitroreductase family deazaflavin-dependent oxidoreductase, whose protein sequence is MVLSKKVARFNRLATNRVLGPLSMWLPGFAMIVHRGRRSGRTYRTPVKIFRVADSLVVALTYGPDSDWVRNVLAAGGCEIETRRRIMTATRPRVVRDERRTGMPPGVRQILGAAGVTEFLFLDRVS, encoded by the coding sequence ATGGTGCTGTCGAAGAAGGTCGCCAGGTTCAACCGCCTCGCGACCAACCGCGTGCTCGGGCCGTTGAGCATGTGGCTGCCCGGGTTCGCCATGATCGTCCACCGCGGCCGCCGGTCGGGCCGGACCTACCGGACTCCGGTGAAGATCTTCCGGGTGGCCGACAGTCTCGTCGTGGCCCTGACCTACGGGCCGGACTCCGACTGGGTCCGCAACGTCCTGGCGGCGGGCGGCTGCGAGATCGAGACGCGCAGGCGGATCATGACGGCGACCCGGCCCAGGGTCGTGCGCGACGAGCGCCGGACGGGCATGCCGCCCGGCGTCCGCCAGATCCTCGGTGCCGCCGGAGTGACCGAGTTCCTGTTCCTCGACCGGGTCAGCTGA
- a CDS encoding DUF885 domain-containing protein — translation MSAVDALGEELTGLLLAADPLRASVLGLPGDHDRLPDLTARAQARHRAACLDLAARAGAASPAGPGEAVTRDVVVQQARAAVDVLDARLPEFAVSDAFTAPVQLMLMTLPMIELTGARRARGFLARLAAVPALVDQVIERQSGDLTPPGFLVDATIGYFDRLLAAPGVAPLRLDVGSGALAAERDALLAGKVRPALVRYREFLAGELRARARPADEPGLCWQPGGLPRYAGLIRAHTTTERTAQELHDIGLALIADLTGEFRAVGRRVFGTTDRAEIFRRLRTDPALRWGSGEELLTAARAAIARAEAAAPRWFRTIPSARCEVRPVPETDAGAGTIAYYIEPALDGSRPGVYYANTFQATERLRHVGEAVAYHEVIPGHHLQISLAQGLDLPLLRRIAEVNAYTEGWGLYAERLADEMGLYSGDVARLGMLTQDAMRAGRLVVDTGLHALGWSRQRAVDYLREHTPMAAVEIDEEVDRYLGCPGQALSYAVGRLEIQRIRAGAERALGERFDVRDFHDVVLGHGILPLPVLDRVVSDWITSR, via the coding sequence ATGAGCGCGGTGGACGCACTCGGCGAGGAGCTCACCGGCCTGTTGCTGGCGGCCGATCCGCTGCGGGCGTCCGTGCTCGGCCTGCCGGGGGACCACGACCGGCTGCCGGATCTGACCGCGCGGGCGCAGGCGCGGCACCGCGCCGCCTGTCTCGATCTCGCCGCACGTGCCGGGGCGGCCTCCCCGGCCGGGCCCGGGGAGGCGGTGACCCGCGACGTCGTCGTTCAGCAGGCCCGGGCGGCCGTCGACGTCCTCGACGCGCGGCTGCCCGAGTTCGCCGTCAGCGACGCGTTCACCGCGCCGGTCCAGCTGATGCTGATGACGCTGCCGATGATCGAGCTGACCGGCGCTCGCCGGGCCCGGGGTTTCCTCGCCCGGCTCGCCGCCGTGCCGGCCCTGGTGGACCAGGTGATCGAGCGGCAGTCCGGCGACCTCACGCCGCCGGGTTTCCTGGTGGACGCGACGATCGGCTACTTCGACCGGTTGCTGGCCGCACCCGGGGTCGCGCCGTTGCGCCTGGATGTCGGATCCGGCGCGCTCGCCGCCGAGCGGGACGCGTTGCTGGCAGGGAAGGTACGGCCCGCTCTGGTCCGCTACCGCGAGTTCCTCGCCGGTGAGCTGCGGGCGCGTGCCCGGCCCGCGGACGAGCCGGGCCTGTGCTGGCAGCCCGGCGGGCTACCCCGGTACGCGGGGCTGATCCGGGCGCACACCACCACCGAGCGCACCGCGCAGGAACTGCACGACATCGGGCTCGCCCTGATCGCCGACCTGACCGGGGAGTTCCGGGCGGTCGGCCGCCGGGTGTTCGGCACCACGGACCGGGCGGAGATCTTCCGGCGGTTGCGCACCGATCCCGCGTTGCGCTGGGGCAGCGGCGAGGAACTGCTGACCGCCGCGCGTGCGGCGATCGCCAGGGCGGAGGCCGCGGCACCCCGGTGGTTCCGGACGATCCCGTCGGCGCGGTGCGAGGTGCGGCCGGTGCCGGAGACCGACGCCGGCGCGGGCACGATCGCCTACTACATCGAACCGGCGCTGGACGGCTCCCGGCCGGGCGTCTACTACGCCAACACCTTCCAGGCAACGGAACGGCTGCGGCACGTCGGCGAGGCGGTCGCCTACCACGAGGTGATCCCCGGCCACCACCTCCAGATCTCCCTCGCGCAGGGGCTGGACCTGCCGCTGCTGCGCCGGATCGCCGAGGTCAACGCCTACACCGAGGGCTGGGGCCTCTACGCCGAGCGGCTGGCCGACGAAATGGGCCTGTACTCCGGCGACGTGGCGCGGCTGGGCATGCTGACGCAGGACGCGATGCGCGCCGGGCGCCTGGTGGTGGACACCGGGCTGCACGCGCTGGGCTGGTCCCGGCAGCGGGCGGTGGACTACCTGCGGGAGCACACGCCGATGGCCGCGGTGGAGATCGACGAGGAGGTCGACCGGTACCTCGGCTGCCCGGGGCAGGCGTTGTCGTACGCGGTCGGGCGGCTGGAGATCCAGCGGATCCGGGCCGGCGCCGAGCGCGCGCTGGGGGAGCGGTTCGACGTCCGAGACTTCCACGACGTGGTGCTGGGTCACGGGATTCTCCCGCTGCCCGTTCTGGACCGGGTGGTTTCGGACTGGATTACCAGCCGGTAG
- a CDS encoding amidase encodes MTDLCFLTARELRAALGAREVSAREVVRAHLDQIERVNPHVNAVVTLVADRALAEAAAADDRAARGAELPPLHGIPIAHKDTHETAAIRTTFGSPLFADHVPHRDELVVERMRAAGVISLGKTNVPEFAAGSHTFNPVFGTTRNPYDLGRSAGGSSGGAAAALATGMHPLADGSDLGGSLRNPASFCNVVGFRPSIGRVPSWPAPLGWTGLGTPGPMARTVADAALLLSVLAGPDPRSPIALAEPGEVFARPLDRDLRGLRVAWSPDLGGAVPVEPEVAAVVEESAKVFDGLGCVVERACPDFAGADEAFRILRAWQFAVKFGPLLAASRDRLKDSIVWNTEEGLRLSAVDVGRAEVLRTELFHRFREFFTRHDLLLLPVSQVPPFDAGLEYPARVAGTAMATYLDWMRSAYFVTVSGSPALSVPAGFTPGGLPVGLQIVGPHRADFAVLQAGHVFEQATGVARQRPEVAR; translated from the coding sequence GTGACCGACCTGTGCTTCCTCACCGCCCGCGAGCTGCGGGCCGCGCTCGGTGCCCGGGAGGTGTCCGCCCGTGAGGTCGTGCGGGCGCACCTCGACCAGATCGAGCGCGTGAACCCGCACGTCAACGCCGTCGTCACGCTCGTCGCGGACCGGGCGCTGGCCGAGGCCGCCGCGGCCGACGACCGCGCCGCGCGTGGCGCGGAACTGCCACCCCTGCACGGCATCCCGATCGCGCACAAGGACACCCACGAGACGGCTGCGATCCGCACCACGTTCGGTTCGCCGCTGTTCGCCGACCACGTGCCGCACCGCGACGAGCTCGTCGTCGAACGCATGCGCGCGGCCGGGGTGATCAGCCTCGGCAAGACCAACGTGCCGGAGTTCGCGGCCGGCTCGCACACCTTCAACCCGGTCTTCGGCACCACCCGAAACCCCTACGACCTCGGCAGAAGCGCGGGCGGGAGCAGCGGGGGCGCGGCGGCTGCCCTGGCCACCGGGATGCATCCGCTCGCCGACGGCAGCGACCTCGGCGGGTCGCTGCGCAACCCGGCGTCGTTCTGCAACGTGGTCGGTTTCCGCCCCTCGATCGGGCGGGTGCCGTCGTGGCCGGCCCCGCTCGGCTGGACCGGGCTGGGCACGCCGGGCCCGATGGCCCGCACCGTGGCCGACGCCGCCCTGCTGTTGTCGGTGCTCGCCGGGCCGGACCCGCGCTCGCCGATCGCGCTCGCCGAACCGGGCGAGGTGTTCGCGCGCCCGCTGGACCGGGACCTGCGCGGGCTGCGGGTCGCGTGGTCGCCCGACCTCGGTGGGGCGGTGCCGGTCGAACCGGAGGTCGCGGCCGTGGTCGAGGAGTCGGCGAAGGTGTTCGACGGCCTCGGCTGCGTCGTGGAGCGCGCGTGCCCGGATTTCGCCGGCGCGGACGAGGCGTTCCGGATCCTGCGCGCCTGGCAGTTCGCGGTGAAGTTCGGACCGCTGCTGGCGGCCTCCCGCGACCGCCTCAAGGACAGCATCGTGTGGAACACCGAGGAGGGGCTGCGGCTGTCGGCGGTCGACGTGGGCCGTGCCGAGGTCCTGCGCACCGAACTGTTCCACCGGTTCCGCGAGTTCTTCACCCGCCACGACCTCCTGCTGCTGCCGGTCAGCCAGGTGCCGCCGTTCGATGCCGGGCTCGAATACCCGGCGCGGGTGGCGGGCACCGCGATGGCGACCTACCTGGACTGGATGCGGTCGGCCTACTTCGTCACGGTGAGCGGTTCGCCCGCACTGTCGGTACCGGCCGGGTTCACCCCCGGGGGACTTCCGGTAGGGCTGCAGATCGTCGGCCCGCACCGCGCGGATTTCGCCGTGCTGCAGGCCGGGCACGTGTTCGAGCAGGCCACGGGAGTGGCACGGCAACGGCCGGAGGTGGCGCGATGA
- a CDS encoding HVA1 family protein, whose protein sequence is MRNRAFPDAGNESSAGTVEEKITEDTHAGGRQVRASADNPQYLVRSEKSGWTAVHKPDKLHPAD, encoded by the coding sequence GTGCGGAACCGGGCGTTCCCGGACGCGGGGAACGAGAGTTCGGCCGGCACCGTCGAGGAGAAGATCACCGAGGACACCCACGCCGGCGGGCGCCAGGTGCGGGCGTCCGCGGACAACCCGCAGTACCTGGTGCGGAGCGAGAAGTCCGGCTGGACGGCGGTGCACAAGCCGGACAAACTGCACCCGGCGGACTGA
- a CDS encoding DUF885 domain-containing protein, with translation MTEVVKLADEFVEALFDAEPLWPAALGLESARDGIGDLGEEAEAAHRDRLADFVRRAGAIDPAGLSAEDRVTRDVLLTQARGHLDRLDTRAVEFTISDIFVAPAVGLLTILPMIGVPDDEHGRRHLARLADVPRYLDQAAGRHRAGVAAGRVPVEHLVRAAIAHLDRYLAEPGSDPLLRQPAPSEDFARERERLLAEVVRPAFAAYRDALTGIAPHGRPPEKPGVCWLPDGEAIYAALARAHTTTGRTPDELHETGLRLIADLAGEYREIGSRVFGTTDLAEIFHRLRTDPQLRWGSAGELLDTARAAITRAEEAAPRWFGRIPPHPWVVEPVPPAEAPGGPPAFYLQPAVDGSRPGIYFANTHEVTERFRHAAEVVAFHEAIPGHHFQLSTALTLTDLPLLRRIGDFTAFAEGWGLYAERLAAEMGLYSGDVALLGMLTMDSMRAGRLVVDTGLHALGWSRQQAVDYLRENTPMAQVEIESEVDRYIAYPGQALSYMVGRLEIQRVRAKAERALGERFDIRAFHDLVLGGGALPLPVLEGVVDDWIARS, from the coding sequence ATGACCGAGGTCGTGAAGCTCGCCGACGAGTTCGTGGAAGCCCTGTTCGACGCCGAACCGCTGTGGCCGGCGGCACTCGGGCTGGAGTCCGCCCGGGACGGGATCGGCGACCTCGGCGAGGAGGCCGAGGCCGCCCACCGCGACCGGCTCGCGGACTTCGTGCGGCGCGCCGGGGCGATCGACCCGGCCGGGCTGAGCGCCGAGGACCGGGTGACCCGGGACGTGCTGCTGACGCAGGCGCGCGGTCACCTGGACCGGCTGGACACGCGCGCGGTCGAGTTCACCATCAGCGACATCTTCGTCGCCCCCGCGGTCGGCCTGCTGACGATCCTGCCGATGATCGGCGTGCCCGACGACGAGCACGGCCGCCGGCACCTCGCCCGGCTGGCGGACGTCCCGCGTTACCTGGACCAGGCTGCCGGCCGCCACCGCGCCGGCGTGGCCGCCGGACGGGTGCCGGTCGAGCACCTGGTCCGCGCCGCGATCGCGCACCTGGACCGCTACCTGGCCGAGCCCGGCTCCGACCCGCTGCTGCGCCAGCCCGCGCCGAGCGAGGACTTCGCCCGCGAGCGGGAGCGCCTGCTCGCCGAGGTGGTGCGGCCCGCGTTCGCCGCCTACCGGGACGCGCTCACCGGCATCGCGCCGCACGGGCGCCCGCCGGAGAAGCCCGGCGTGTGCTGGCTGCCCGACGGTGAGGCGATCTACGCCGCCCTCGCCCGCGCGCACACCACGACCGGCCGCACACCGGACGAGCTGCACGAAACCGGTCTGCGCCTCATCGCCGACCTGGCGGGCGAGTACCGCGAGATCGGCTCGCGCGTGTTCGGCACCACCGATCTGGCGGAGATCTTCCACCGGTTGCGGACCGATCCGCAGCTGCGGTGGGGCAGCGCCGGGGAACTGCTCGACACCGCCCGGGCGGCGATCACCCGGGCCGAGGAGGCCGCACCGCGCTGGTTCGGCCGCATCCCGCCGCACCCGTGGGTGGTGGAGCCGGTGCCGCCGGCCGAGGCGCCCGGCGGGCCGCCCGCGTTCTACCTGCAACCGGCCGTCGACGGGTCCCGGCCCGGGATCTACTTCGCCAACACCCACGAGGTCACCGAGCGGTTCCGGCACGCCGCCGAGGTGGTGGCCTTCCACGAAGCCATCCCCGGTCACCACTTCCAGCTCTCCACCGCGCTGACGCTGACGGATCTGCCGCTGCTGCGCCGGATCGGCGACTTCACCGCGTTCGCCGAGGGCTGGGGCCTCTACGCCGAGCGGCTGGCCGCCGAGATGGGCCTGTACTCCGGCGACGTCGCGCTGCTCGGCATGCTCACCATGGACTCGATGCGGGCCGGCCGCCTCGTGGTGGACACCGGGCTGCACGCGCTGGGGTGGTCGCGGCAGCAGGCGGTGGACTACCTGCGGGAGAACACCCCGATGGCCCAGGTGGAGATCGAGTCCGAAGTGGACCGCTACATCGCCTATCCGGGGCAGGCGCTGTCGTACATGGTGGGGCGCCTGGAGATCCAGCGCGTGCGGGCGAAGGCCGAGCGGGCGCTGGGGGAGCGGTTCGACATCCGCGCCTTCCACGACCTGGTCCTCGGTGGCGGCGCGCTGCCGCTGCCGGTGCTGGAGGGCGTGGTGGACGACTGGATCGCGCGATCATGA
- a CDS encoding Fpg/Nei family DNA glycosylase — MPELPDVEGFRRVLARHAAGKRITDVTTLDAGVLRGVTARRLRDTLTGRRFGEPRRLGKWLIAPLADHPETVVLHFGMTGSLRWETGDRERHDRVIFAFDDGELRYRDMRKLQGLRLAADDAELDRLLADTGPDALAVGQDRFAELLGRRRQLKPLLTDQSVLGGLGNLLVDEILWRARLNPHTPAADLDRAAADALYREMRTVLRAAVQAERVPPRKSWLTGRRDEPAGSCPRCGATLEHGRAGGRGTVWCPRCQPG; from the coding sequence ATGCCTGAACTGCCGGACGTCGAAGGGTTCCGCCGGGTCCTCGCCCGGCACGCGGCCGGCAAGCGCATCACGGACGTCACGACGCTCGACGCGGGCGTCCTGCGCGGTGTGACCGCCCGCCGCCTGCGGGACACGCTCACCGGACGCCGGTTCGGCGAGCCGCGGCGGCTCGGCAAGTGGCTGATCGCGCCCCTGGCGGACCACCCGGAGACGGTCGTGCTGCACTTCGGCATGACCGGGTCACTGCGGTGGGAGACCGGGGACCGGGAACGTCACGACCGGGTGATCTTCGCGTTCGACGACGGAGAGCTGCGTTACCGCGACATGCGCAAGCTCCAGGGGCTGCGCCTGGCCGCCGACGACGCGGAACTGGACCGGCTGCTCGCGGACACCGGACCGGACGCGCTCGCGGTGGGCCAGGACCGGTTCGCCGAACTGCTCGGCCGCCGCCGTCAGCTCAAGCCGCTGCTCACCGACCAGTCCGTCCTCGGCGGCCTGGGAAACCTGCTGGTCGACGAGATCCTGTGGCGGGCGCGGCTCAACCCGCACACCCCGGCGGCCGACCTGGACCGGGCGGCGGCCGACGCGCTGTACCGGGAAATGCGCACGGTGCTGCGCGCGGCGGTGCAGGCGGAACGGGTGCCGCCACGCAAGAGCTGGCTGACCGGCCGCCGCGACGAGCCCGCCGGATCGTGCCCGCGATGCGGCGCGACGCTGGAGCACGGCCGGGCCGGCGGCCGCGGCACCGTGTGGTGCCCGCGCTGCCAACCCGGTTGA
- a CDS encoding HAD family hydrolase, producing the protein MIGLPDDITACLFDLDGVLTGTAALHREAWKQTFDEFLRERDGDAFRPFTDSDYAEYVDGRPRLDGVRSFLASRGIELPEGGPDDPVTEHTVNGLGNRKNHLVLRIIEERGPNPFEGSRRYLEAARDAGLKIAVVTSSANAQAVLDAAGFTPFVQARIDGLVITRDRLRGKPAPDSFVAGAKALGVEPARAAVFEDALAGVEAGRAGHFGFVVGVNRANQAEALRAHGADVVVDDLAELLGDTGVPGVTGVTA; encoded by the coding sequence ATGATCGGGTTGCCCGACGACATCACCGCGTGCCTGTTCGATCTGGACGGTGTCCTCACCGGCACCGCCGCCCTGCACCGCGAAGCCTGGAAGCAGACGTTCGACGAGTTCCTGCGCGAACGGGACGGCGACGCGTTCCGCCCGTTCACCGACAGCGACTACGCCGAGTACGTGGACGGCCGGCCGCGGTTGGACGGGGTGCGCTCGTTCCTCGCCTCGCGCGGGATCGAGCTGCCCGAGGGCGGCCCGGACGACCCGGTGACCGAGCACACGGTGAACGGGCTGGGCAACCGCAAGAACCACCTGGTGCTGCGGATCATCGAAGAACGCGGGCCGAACCCGTTCGAGGGCTCACGCCGCTACCTGGAGGCCGCGCGGGACGCCGGGCTCAAGATCGCCGTCGTCACGTCGTCGGCGAACGCGCAGGCGGTGCTGGACGCCGCGGGCTTCACCCCGTTCGTGCAGGCCCGCATCGACGGGCTGGTCATCACCCGGGACCGGCTGCGCGGCAAACCGGCGCCGGACTCCTTCGTGGCCGGGGCGAAGGCGCTGGGCGTGGAGCCCGCGCGGGCCGCGGTGTTCGAGGACGCGCTGGCCGGGGTCGAGGCCGGGCGGGCGGGCCACTTCGGGTTCGTGGTCGGCGTGAACCGGGCGAACCAGGCGGAGGCACTGCGGGCCCACGGTGCCGACGTGGTGGTGGACGACCTGGCGGAACTGCTGGGGGACACGGGGGTCCCGGGGGTCACGGGGGTCACGGCATGA
- a CDS encoding glycoside hydrolase family 65 protein: protein MSLVTRGYECAPWELRWRGLAVDQLQRTESAFALSNGHIGLRGTLEEGEPRGLPGTYLNGYYEEHELPYAEAGYGYPEAGQTVVNVTDGKIIRLLVEDEPFDMRYGTATEHERVLDFRTGTLTRTTEWSSPTGRQVRVRTQRLVSFTQRAVVAIRYEVEPLDGKMQLVLQSDLLANEPIETDTTDPRVAAALQSPLESEFFLADGYRAVLVHRTKRSGLRMAAAMDHQIESPDGLRTDILAEEDLARLSIAVDVPQGKVLRMTKFVGYGWSAQRSVPALRAQVDAALAGALQTGWDGLLAEQRAFLDDFWETADIEIDGDPELQQATRFALFHILQAGARGESRAIPGKGLTGPGYDGHAFWDTESFVLPVLTYSVPEAARDALRWRHSTLPQARERARQLGLRGAAFPWRSINGAECSAYWPAGTAAFHVSADIADAVARYYWATGDADFERQCGAELLLETARLWMSLGHFDRHGRFRIDGVTGPDEYSAVADNNVYTNLMAQRNLREAAASCERVPEVASLFGVDETELGGWREAAERMYVPYNEELGVHPQSDGFTEHLDWDFAATPPENYPLLLHYPYFDLYRKQVVKQADLVLALHLRGDAFTPEQKRRDFAYYEARTVRDSSLSAGTQAVIAAEVGHLDLAYDYLAEAALTDLHDVHNNVRNGLHMASLAGAWLGVVAGFGGMRDHDGKLTFAPRLPPALDRIQFRMSFRGSRFAVEIHSDSATYRLLSGKPVEIRHHGEPMSVTEEPATRPVPEIDPGPAPHQPSGRAPVHRDPGRVRRNLAASG, encoded by the coding sequence ATGAGCCTGGTGACGCGTGGATACGAGTGCGCGCCGTGGGAACTGCGGTGGCGCGGGCTCGCGGTCGACCAGCTGCAGCGCACGGAGTCGGCGTTCGCCCTGTCCAACGGGCACATCGGCCTGCGCGGAACCCTGGAGGAGGGTGAGCCGCGCGGTCTGCCCGGCACCTACCTCAACGGGTACTACGAGGAGCACGAGCTGCCCTACGCCGAGGCCGGTTACGGCTATCCGGAGGCCGGGCAGACGGTCGTCAACGTGACCGACGGCAAGATCATCCGCCTGCTGGTCGAGGACGAGCCGTTCGACATGCGGTACGGCACCGCCACCGAGCACGAGCGCGTCCTCGACTTCCGCACCGGCACGCTGACCCGGACCACGGAATGGTCGTCGCCGACCGGGCGGCAGGTGCGGGTGCGCACGCAGCGGCTGGTGTCGTTCACGCAGCGTGCGGTCGTGGCGATCCGGTACGAGGTCGAGCCGCTGGACGGGAAGATGCAGCTGGTGCTGCAATCGGACCTGCTGGCCAACGAGCCGATCGAGACCGACACCACGGACCCGCGGGTGGCCGCGGCACTGCAATCGCCGCTGGAGTCGGAGTTCTTCCTGGCCGACGGTTACCGCGCGGTGCTGGTGCACCGGACGAAGCGGTCCGGGCTGCGGATGGCCGCGGCGATGGACCACCAGATCGAGTCGCCGGACGGGCTGCGCACCGACATCCTCGCCGAGGAGGACCTGGCGCGGCTGAGCATCGCGGTGGACGTGCCGCAGGGCAAGGTGCTGCGGATGACCAAGTTCGTCGGGTACGGGTGGTCGGCGCAACGGTCCGTCCCGGCGCTGCGCGCGCAGGTGGACGCGGCGCTCGCCGGGGCGCTGCAAACCGGCTGGGACGGGTTGCTGGCCGAGCAGCGCGCGTTCCTGGACGACTTCTGGGAGACCGCCGACATCGAGATCGACGGCGATCCCGAGCTGCAGCAGGCGACCCGGTTCGCGTTGTTCCACATCCTGCAGGCCGGGGCCCGCGGGGAGAGCCGGGCGATCCCGGGCAAGGGCCTGACCGGGCCGGGCTACGACGGGCACGCGTTCTGGGACACCGAGTCGTTCGTGCTGCCCGTGCTCACCTACAGCGTGCCGGAGGCGGCCCGGGACGCCTTGCGGTGGCGGCATTCCACGTTGCCCCAGGCGCGGGAACGCGCCCGCCAGCTCGGGTTGCGCGGCGCCGCGTTCCCGTGGCGGTCGATCAACGGCGCGGAGTGCTCGGCGTACTGGCCGGCGGGCACCGCGGCGTTCCACGTCAGCGCCGACATCGCGGACGCGGTCGCCCGCTACTACTGGGCCACCGGTGACGCGGACTTCGAGCGGCAGTGCGGCGCCGAGCTGCTGCTGGAAACGGCGCGGTTGTGGATGTCGCTGGGCCACTTCGACCGGCACGGCCGGTTCCGGATCGACGGGGTGACCGGCCCGGACGAGTACTCGGCGGTGGCGGACAACAACGTCTACACGAACCTGATGGCGCAGCGGAACCTCCGCGAGGCGGCGGCGTCCTGCGAGCGCGTGCCGGAGGTCGCGTCGCTGTTCGGGGTGGACGAAACGGAGCTGGGCGGCTGGCGCGAGGCCGCCGAGCGGATGTACGTGCCCTACAACGAAGAACTCGGGGTGCACCCGCAGTCGGACGGTTTCACCGAGCACCTGGACTGGGATTTCGCCGCGACCCCGCCGGAGAACTACCCGTTGCTGCTGCACTACCCGTACTTCGACCTGTACCGCAAGCAGGTGGTGAAGCAGGCCGATCTGGTGCTGGCACTGCACCTGCGCGGCGACGCGTTCACCCCTGAGCAGAAGCGCCGCGACTTCGCCTACTACGAGGCCCGCACGGTGCGGGACTCGTCCCTGTCCGCCGGCACCCAGGCGGTGATCGCGGCCGAGGTGGGACATCTGGACCTCGCCTACGACTACCTGGCCGAGGCGGCGCTGACCGATCTGCACGACGTGCACAACAACGTCCGCAATGGACTGCACATGGCGTCGCTGGCCGGGGCGTGGCTGGGCGTGGTCGCCGGGTTCGGCGGGATGCGCGACCACGACGGGAAACTGACCTTCGCGCCGCGGCTGCCACCGGCACTGGACCGCATCCAGTTCCGGATGTCCTTCCGCGGCAGCCGGTTCGCGGTGGAGATCCACTCCGACAGCGCCACCTACCGGCTGCTGTCGGGCAAGCCGGTGGAGATCCGGCACCACGGCGAACCGATGTCGGTCACCGAGGAGCCGGCCACCCGGCCGGTCCCGGAGATCGACCCCGGCCCCGCGCCGCACCAGCCGAGCGGCCGCGCGCCGGTGCACCGCGACCCCGGCCGGGTGCGGCGCAACCTCGCCGCGTCCGGCTGA